The Halocalculus aciditolerans genome includes a window with the following:
- a CDS encoding ribonucleotide-diphosphate reductase subunit beta translates to MILDHDAEHDPNKILPIDYDWAREYYEAGVANNWVPAEVPMGDDVRQWQGDELSDAERQLVEWNLGFFSTAESLTANNIVLALYEYITAPECRQYLLRQAYEEAIHTDTFIYCCDSLGFEPDYLYGMYDRIPSIEAKDEFVVDLTQTVDDDDFTIETDDDLREFLRDLVGFYVIMEGVFFYAGFAMMLGLKRQGKMAGVGQQFEYIMRDESLHVGFGVDVINQIREEHPGVWTDEFEQEITDLVTEAVELEQIYAREACPDGLVGMSADGFADYVEYVADRRLGQLGIDEAYGTGNPFPWMSEQADLNKEKNFFETQVTEYQQGGQLDW, encoded by the coding sequence ATGATTCTGGATCACGACGCCGAACACGACCCGAACAAGATACTGCCCATCGACTACGACTGGGCGCGCGAGTATTACGAGGCGGGCGTGGCGAACAACTGGGTGCCCGCCGAAGTGCCGATGGGGGACGACGTCCGCCAGTGGCAGGGCGACGAGCTCAGCGACGCGGAGCGCCAGCTCGTCGAGTGGAACCTCGGGTTCTTCTCGACGGCGGAGTCCCTCACGGCGAACAACATCGTGCTCGCGCTCTACGAGTACATCACCGCGCCCGAGTGCCGGCAGTACCTCCTGCGGCAGGCCTACGAGGAGGCGATTCACACGGACACGTTCATCTACTGCTGCGATAGCCTGGGGTTCGAGCCGGACTACCTCTACGGGATGTACGACCGCATTCCGAGCATCGAGGCGAAAGACGAGTTCGTCGTCGACCTCACGCAGACCGTCGACGACGACGATTTCACCATCGAGACGGACGACGACCTCCGCGAGTTCCTCCGCGACCTCGTCGGGTTCTACGTCATCATGGAGGGCGTGTTCTTCTACGCGGGCTTCGCGATGATGCTCGGCCTAAAAAGACAAGGAAAGATGGCGGGCGTGGGCCAGCAGTTCGAGTACATCATGCGCGACGAATCCCTCCACGTCGGGTTCGGCGTGGACGTCATCAATCAGATCCGCGAGGAGCACCCGGGCGTCTGGACGGACGAGTTCGAGCAGGAGATCACGGACCTCGTTACGGAGGCCGTGGAGTTAGAGCAGATTTACGCGCGGGAGGCCTGCCCGGACGGTCTCGTCGGGATGAGCGCGGACGGCTTCGCGGACTACGTCGAGTACGTCGCGGACCGCCGCCTCGGCCAGCTCGGCATCGACGAGGCCTACGGGACGGGTAATCCGTTCCCGTGGATGAGCGAGCAGGCCGACCTGAACAAGGAGAAGAACTTCTTCGAGACGCAGGTGACGGAGTACCAGCAGGGCGGCCAGCTCGACTGGTAA
- a CDS encoding ribonucleoside-diphosphate reductase subunit alpha, whose translation MSHATTDSDATVRRLLDDARTATEIEIEIDELVEDAERGLPSDPTREQRYEAAIGAATARAERGPAYDDLAAALHRRQYEETHFGEPLSGFDRDKAYRAAFVENLREADEHGLLDERMLDTFDLDALADELEPERDHDFGYMALDTLHQRYYLREGPDSEPLELPQAFWMRVAMGLALEEDDPQARAVEFYGVLSRFEFTPSTPTLFHAGTAHPQLSSCYLTTMEDDLEGIFDGYKGHAKLSKWSGGLGNDWTNVRAAGSRIESTGVESTGVVPFLRISNDVTSAINRSGKRRGAAAAYLAPWHLDYPDFLDLKRNTGDERRRTPDMNTAAWIPDLFMERVEEGGEWTLFSPNEVPELHETYGEEFREQYEKYEEKAENGELRQYETRDAEALWRQTLTRLFETGHPWITFKDPSNIRSPQDHEGVVHSSNLCTEITLNTSEDETAVCNLGSVNFETHVSDSELDRERLAETIETAMRMLDNVVDLCFYPTEKAERSNMRHRPVGLGVMGFHAALMACGIPMRSEDAVEKANRWQEFVSYHAILESSKLAKERGTYDSYEGSKWDRGLLPQDTVDVLEEERGREIPTDRSESMDWFVVREHVAEHGMRNSNTMAVAPTATVSTINGTTPSIEPVYANLYVKSNMSGDFTIRNDYLVDDLEERGLWDEDLRDRLKYHDGSVQEIDRVPDDLQELYRGAFEIDPRHQLRLTAHRGTWIDQSISHNVFFPSTDGSLLDDVYREAWKLGVKTTYYLRTLGASQFEKSTLDMHEYGKTQHRGDDAGDGSGETAADGGEPKGESGGDELCRVEDPTCEACQ comes from the coding sequence ATGAGCCACGCGACCACCGACAGCGACGCGACCGTCCGGCGACTGCTGGACGACGCACGAACAGCCACCGAGATCGAGATCGAAATCGACGAGCTCGTCGAGGACGCCGAGCGCGGTCTGCCGAGCGACCCGACGCGCGAGCAGCGCTACGAGGCCGCCATCGGCGCGGCGACGGCCCGCGCGGAACGCGGCCCCGCCTACGACGACCTCGCCGCCGCGCTCCACCGACGCCAGTACGAGGAGACGCACTTCGGCGAGCCGCTCTCCGGCTTCGACCGCGATAAGGCGTATCGAGCGGCGTTCGTCGAGAACCTCCGCGAAGCCGACGAACACGGCCTCCTCGACGAGCGCATGCTCGACACCTTCGACCTCGACGCGCTCGCCGACGAGCTGGAACCGGAGCGCGACCACGACTTCGGCTACATGGCGCTCGACACCCTCCACCAGCGCTACTACCTCCGCGAGGGGCCGGACAGCGAGCCCTTAGAGCTCCCGCAGGCCTTCTGGATGCGGGTCGCGATGGGGCTCGCGCTCGAAGAGGACGACCCGCAAGCGCGCGCGGTCGAGTTCTACGGCGTCCTCTCCCGCTTCGAGTTCACGCCCTCGACGCCGACGCTCTTCCACGCGGGCACCGCCCACCCTCAGCTCTCCTCGTGCTACCTCACGACGATGGAGGACGACCTGGAGGGAATCTTCGACGGCTACAAGGGCCACGCGAAGCTCTCGAAGTGGAGCGGCGGCCTCGGGAACGACTGGACGAACGTCCGCGCCGCCGGCAGCCGCATCGAATCCACCGGCGTCGAGTCGACGGGCGTCGTCCCCTTCCTCCGTATCTCGAACGACGTCACGTCCGCCATCAATCGCTCCGGGAAGCGCCGCGGGGCCGCCGCCGCCTATCTCGCCCCGTGGCATCTCGACTACCCGGACTTCCTCGACCTCAAGCGGAACACGGGCGACGAGCGCCGCCGCACGCCGGACATGAACACCGCGGCGTGGATCCCCGACCTCTTCATGGAACGCGTCGAAGAAGGCGGCGAGTGGACGCTCTTCTCGCCGAACGAGGTGCCGGAGCTCCACGAGACCTACGGCGAGGAGTTCCGCGAGCAGTACGAGAAGTACGAGGAGAAGGCGGAGAACGGCGAACTCCGGCAGTACGAGACGCGCGACGCCGAGGCACTCTGGCGGCAGACGCTCACGCGGCTCTTCGAGACCGGCCACCCGTGGATTACGTTCAAGGACCCGTCCAACATCCGGTCGCCGCAGGACCACGAGGGCGTCGTCCACTCGTCCAATCTCTGCACGGAAATCACGCTGAACACGAGCGAGGACGAAACCGCAGTGTGCAACCTCGGGAGCGTGAACTTCGAGACGCACGTCTCTGATTCCGAGCTCGACCGCGAGCGCCTCGCGGAGACCATCGAGACGGCGATGCGGATGCTCGACAACGTCGTCGACCTCTGCTTCTACCCCACCGAAAAGGCCGAGCGCTCGAACATGCGCCATCGGCCCGTCGGCCTCGGCGTGATGGGGTTCCACGCGGCCCTGATGGCCTGCGGGATTCCGATGCGGAGCGAAGACGCCGTCGAGAAGGCGAACCGGTGGCAGGAGTTCGTCTCCTACCACGCCATCCTCGAATCCTCGAAGCTCGCGAAAGAGCGGGGGACGTACGACTCCTACGAGGGGTCGAAGTGGGACCGCGGACTCCTCCCGCAGGACACCGTCGACGTGCTGGAAGAAGAGCGGGGTCGGGAGATTCCGACGGACCGCTCGGAGTCGATGGACTGGTTCGTCGTGCGCGAGCACGTCGCCGAGCACGGGATGCGGAACTCGAACACGATGGCGGTCGCGCCGACGGCGACCGTCTCCACCATCAACGGCACGACGCCGAGCATCGAGCCGGTGTACGCGAACCTCTACGTGAAGTCGAACATGAGCGGCGATTTCACGATTCGGAACGACTACCTCGTCGACGACCTCGAAGAGCGCGGTCTCTGGGACGAGGACCTCCGCGACCGCCTGAAGTACCACGACGGCTCCGTGCAGGAGATCGACCGCGTTCCCGACGACCTCCAGGAGCTCTACCGGGGGGCGTTCGAAATCGACCCGCGCCACCAGCTCCGCCTCACGGCCCACCGGGGGACGTGGATCGACCAGTCGATTTCACATAACGTCTTCTTCCCGAGCACGGACGGGAGCCTGCTCGACGACGTCTACCGCGAAGCCTGGAAGCTCGGCGTGAAGACGACCTACTACCTGCGGACGCTCGGCGCGTCTCAGTTCGAGAAGTCCACTCTCGACATGCACGAGTACGGGAAAACCCAACATCGGGGCGACGACGCGGGAGACGGAAGCGGCGAGACCGCGGCCGACGGCGGCGAGCCGAAGGGCGAGAGCGGGGGGGACGAGCTCTGCCGGGTCGAAGACCCGACCTGTGAGGCCTGTCAATGA
- a CDS encoding acyl-CoA thioesterase produces MATSDHDTTTLADSYTETTRILMPNHTNNLGRALGGTVLHWMDITGAIAARRFAREQVVTASMDHVDFRGPIDLGDVVAVTAYVFDTGDTSMDVLVTVHAERPAENERHEAAASLFTFVALDADEHPTSVPDLACPTDDQTALREEALDRRRALAAAP; encoded by the coding sequence ATGGCGACTAGCGACCACGACACGACGACTCTCGCCGACTCCTACACCGAAACGACGCGCATCCTCATGCCCAACCACACGAACAACCTCGGCCGCGCCCTCGGCGGCACCGTCCTCCACTGGATGGACATCACCGGCGCTATCGCCGCCCGCCGCTTCGCCCGCGAACAGGTCGTCACCGCCTCCATGGACCACGTCGACTTCCGCGGCCCCATCGACCTCGGAGACGTCGTCGCCGTCACCGCCTACGTCTTCGACACCGGCGACACCAGCATGGACGTCCTCGTCACCGTCCACGCCGAACGCCCCGCCGAAAACGAACGCCACGAAGCCGCCGCCTCCCTCTTCACTTTCGTCGCGCTCGACGCCGACGAACACCCCACGAGCGTCCCCGACCTCGCCTGCCCCACCGACGACCAGACCGCCCTCCGCGAAGAAGCCCTCGACCGCCGCCGCGCCCTCGCCGCCGCCCCCTGA